ATTTTCCAACGCTTTATGAGGCTATGAGCACTCAAGGCCGACCCATCATGTGAATTTTCCTTATCGTTCACATGATGTTTCTGTTTGGAATGATTTTCGCACGTGAAACATGTGCATGAAAAGAACAAGTGGCTCAaagattatatattatattagatCTCTCCGTAGGACGACAATGAAAAGCCTTCAACCATTAttatcttttatcattttccCATATAATTAAAGACATTGCAAATTTCGGAGGAAATGAGCGAGGCTTGAGGATCTCTTGCAAACCCTTTGTTTTCGACTTTGACTAAAAGAGTCTGTTTGTGATTGCATTTTAAAgatagagtttttaaatcaaaaagagtttttgaacaaaaagtctaaaatgaccaaaacgcacttttcGTGTGTTCCAATTAGGTTGTAGTGATCATATAGATATAatactatataggtcaaccttaattcatctcatttaattaaacggccAGATCCCTCAAACCCTAATCTACAAATTTCGTGTTAGGTTTGTGCCGGATTTGTATGTCacataaaaaattgacaaccaTTATGTCGCATGTCATGTTTGAATTATATATGTTGAGACATGAATATAACCGTAAATTATTATATAGGTGAATTAAAatccgactcatttaattaaacgaattagGTCATTCGATCCTAATTAGCTAATTTCATATTATAAGTTCGTGTAACTACCTAGAGCAAGCAAATTGATCCCCTGCAATTGCAAACCCTTTCTCTTTTTAAGTCGGTGGCTTTAGGAGGTTGTAGAGAATGGTTATAATTCAATAGTGCTTAATAACAAATGTGAACATAGGCGTGTGACGTGTACAAACATGTTTGAAGAGTGCACGTGTGAATTTATGAGAACGTGAAGAAAACTTCCTATGCTACTAGTGCACTAGTTAGCCAAACGTCAGGCTTCATGCTGCGATGCTATGTACGAAAACGGATATTCATGGAAAGCAGAGATGGAACATGACAAGTATAGTTGTTAATTTGGCTTTCTACGTGTCAAATTCCTAATGGTTTAATTTCAGTTTGGCCGGAGTTGATGGATGGGCATATGCTGATCTTTATTCATGTCGATTGTCGATGCTAGAAGCTTATCCTATCGCATGCGTGACAACAACATCTATTGGAAACCagacatatataatcttaaCTTAtaatttcaatcttttttttaagcaatcaaatatatatataaaacaagtaATTAACAACGTAATTAAAGTAGGAATTATAGCTTTTGTTAAttaacaacaatatatatatagagttgaTTGTCTACTTATAAAATATGACAATCAACCAGTCTTTTTCTGTGTTCCTTCACTTATGCAAAGTGATCATTAATTATAAGCCAATTACTTTCAATTAATACAAGCAAAACACAGGATTTCAAACTATAACTTGGACCGATATATTATAATTTGGACcatatatattatcattgtaTTGAATCCCCATTAAGTAGTTGCATAGACCAGATGTCCTCCATGTTCCAATAGCTGTCATTGGATTCAGCGGCGGGTAAAGGGGCTGGGAAAATAGGCTCCATATTTCTTTGATATATTGATATTGGTGGAGAGTAGGCTTCCATGGGATCAATATTCATGCTAGAAGCTTGGCTTGAGCTTGCTTGCTCATTCACCTGATGATCAGAAGTCTGTCCATATAAATTCTCTTCAGCTTGCTTAATATGCTTTTGGATTTTAGTCCTCCAGTAATTCTTTATTTCGTTGTCAGTTCTTCCAGGCAGATGCTTTGCAATTTTTGACCACCTGCATGCTTAATTTAGCAAGTAAGTCGTAGGACAAAATTACAGCTTATgaatatataatgatttttgCTTCTTGTATCCAACACataataacttatatatataaaaaaaaaataaggttcaCAGAATATTAACTTCAACTAAAAATCAACCAAGtcttgaattaaaaaaatccaatgtGTCATTAGAAAGTTGCTGGCTAGCTATGAATATGATCCATCGTATATGCTGGAAGCATCACTTTGAGATATATTTACAGTACCCTATATATGAACAATAAATCAGAATATATCagttaaagtatatatatatatatagcagccTTGACAGTGAGCCTGCCAGCAATATGAACAGagtcatattatttatttggtaATAAATAATTGCAATTAACAAAAGTAAATCCAGaattccaaatatatatatgaatggaggaaattaaagaagttaCGTTGTTTCAGAACTAAACGTTATAGATtgcaacataaaatatttgaggtattacaatttttactttaattaattaccatacAAATAGATCCTACACTTTCTTTATCATCACTAATAACGGGCCgaatatatttaaaagaaaaacaaacattatAATGACTTATTCCAAGTCATGTTCCATAATCCAAAATCACGGTGATTTCATATAAGGACAGTTGGTTTCTGAATGCCTCAGGTAGACAGTTGGTTCTTTCTACTCCTCTTCctgttcttgttcttctttttttcttttttcttttttctgttctttttattattagtatttgGTCAGGAAACTGGTCATGTTCGACATTTAAGGAGGTGGGGCGGTTTAAAAGGTAGGTATTCTTCAAGGTCGAGCTCATGCAGATTTTTGTAAAGTGGATCTTCTGAATCAGATGGATCACAGCTGATATATATGAGCTGTGATCATATATATCTTCCTCTGCTCACATGCAGACATGCAGCCATCCTTTTGGGTGCCTTGAATCACTACTGGGACCAGGCTATTTTTATGTCTACTTCGGagaatttctctttcttctgaAAGGAAGCTTAACATGGGACCAATTGATATGGGTTCGGCCTAAAAtggtaaaaatatttattgctCAGTCCACAACTGTACGTAGTAGATTTGGAACCTTGAAAATAATAGAGCTTTGAATATAATTACCTTTGGTAAAGAAGATCCCCACAAGAAAttttagatatatattttatagCCTTTTTGGGATGTGGAGTACtcactttttctttgttttcttttcttgagaAGCTATAAAATCATTACGAATCAAATTTATACCATGGAGTGGGGATCGATCTCATCCTCTATATGTATGGACCTAAATAACCCCAGGGCATGGATGGCTGACTACACTATGAATCACCATTTATCtatcaacttaattaaattaataaaaatagtaaatttaataatttcaaaaattaaataattatgtGCACAAGCCCTAGCCTGATATATTCctaaatcattttaattagatttttgggggaaaaaaaaaaaaaaaagatcaaccAAAAGGTATTACATGCTTCATGATGCAATCTGTCTTCGAGGGATCTAAGTAAGGAGATGCTATATACAAGTATATATTGCTACATACGCTACAAAATTTATAACATACTCTTTACAAATTACGCCAACAACTTTAAATGTTAGATACTATAATTCTATTCGATATTTATCTACTGATGCTGACATGGGGGACTTTCAACTAAGATGCTACATTAGTTTATAGGAGACTTGTAGAAAATTTGTAGAatatctagcatttttcttgtaCTATTTGGAAGGAATTGAAGGTGAAGTGGAAAAAGATATGGGgttagctagctagctagctccaTCATTTATAAGacctaaaagagaaaaagtggtGAAAGGAAAAGCATGCACCATTTTAAGCAAAATCCTATCGTCCTTCCGTATGGACGAAATCGTAATAGTGGGATAACAAGTAGTGTATATGAaaccaaaatcaagaaaaatccAGATTGGATCCCAATGAACTTCTGGAACAGATCTTTGCAAAGGCCTTTCAGGTGGCCGGCCACTTTCCTCAAACACCGCCAAACCCTGCGTGgcaaaattctctctctctctctctctctctctctctagtcaAAACTACTAGAGCAAACAACGAAGAAGTTCTCTGGCCGCAGGTTGTAGCTTTTAAGGTATATAAAACTAATAATTATTCCtggaaaacatatatatatgcatgtcgTGATTAACGTAAGTAACATGAACGCACCTGTTTCCCCACTTGGAATGCAGTTCCACAATCAAGAGCTCTTCCTCAGCTGTAATATTACCTCTCCGAACGTCAGGTCGGAGATAGTTTAGCCATCGGAGCCGGCAACTCTTTCCGGTACGTTTTAGACCTGGGATCGATGATTATTATGATCACTAGGTTTAATTACtgctaaaaaggaaaaaaaaaaaaaaaaaggtttttgaaaGATAATGATAGGGTGAAGTGGGGTTACCAGCAGATTTGGCTAGGGTGTTCCATACGCCTTCACCATGATTTGCAATATAATTGATCAGAATCATATCTTCTTCCATGGTCCATGGCCCTTTTCTCACTTCAACATCTTGGGATGAGTTGCTCGGTCTATTCCTATCCATCTtttctgtgagagagagaaagagagagagaattgtggAGAAAGATAATGAGAGCTAATTGATAGGGGTAGCTGGGCTTTTATAGAGCAAGTGTACGTATAAGACAATTATTGAGCCATTAATCAGTGTTATAGGGGGGGGCCTAGGTTTAACCTTTTAGCAGCTTAACTTATGTATATGCCTGCGTCATCCAACCTAGTGGATTTAGCAtgcatgccttttttttttgggggggtggggggtggaTTAGTTAAAACATAATTCGTAATGTGTATAATGTAGGAAAACACGCACTTGTAACTTGTAAGCATATActgtgcattaaaaaaaaatcagtgaaaatgaaatgaaatatttattaCAAATCACGTGCATGCATGGCTGCAGaatgttcaaattaatattgtaGAAGGGATTCAACATGAAGATGAAGGAGAAAGGGAGTCAATAATTAAGGGCTCCACTTCCGTCTTTATTTGTAAACTGCCATCAGTGAATTGATGATCTTCAAAGTTGTGTGCCAATGGAAAAATGTGTACCTTTTTTAGTGTATGAATATATGGGTACGAAAACACTTGTattattgaatataatattataagttaTATAACCCATATATCAATATTCGTCACATGCATGTTCTAAAATTGCTCGATACTCTTGTTATGAGGTTGACATATTAACCTAAATGACGTTAAATAAGATAgatgggaatatatatatatatatatatatatacacttttcTGGTGGGTTGATTATCCATTTGATCTAGCTAGATCGATACCTAGACCAGTCAAAGCTGATACCCTTCGAGAAAAGTATCTTAGCAAttatctagctagctagcactGAAAATCATGATTCTAATTAACACTCTAACcttgaaataaaagaatttgttGATTGAAGAGGAGCATAAGTGACATTAATTACGCACGTCATTACTGCTATGCTTAGGACAGACTCTAGTATTCAGCAATCGACTTTTCTGACAAGTATCTTCATTAATGCATGCGAGAGAATTCGCCAAAGATCCATCTTCTGGAGTACGTGGTGgttgaataattttaaatttatttaaatagataaatcttatataaatttttttacaatgtTAAAAGATTGAAATTCACAAGAATTAACtattcaaattattaataatttggatgacttttgtgaaaaaaacttatttgaaaTTCAACTCTCAGAATAAGTAGTTGAacacccaaaattttatttgaatagctAGGGCCGGGGTGGTAGGCCCTACCTAGCCTTTCTCACAAAAGCTAGGTGCCCAAAATTGTGGTGGATCTCCCATTCGTATATAGACATGCCGCTTCAAGACGATGCTGCTTCAAGACGATGAAGACGATCGATGTTGAAGATTCCTTTCCACGTCTctgaaataaatgaaaaatgctagctAGGCTTTATCTGAGAATCTCATGTTCTTAAGGCTTTATTCTCCTAACTATCTTCATGCATATCTTTTTTAAATCTATCATTGAATATGTAGAACCCACATATAgacctacaaattcaatgatggatttgaatccatttaaaaaaataaaaataaaaataaaaag
This window of the Corylus avellana chromosome ca5, CavTom2PMs-1.0 genome carries:
- the LOC132182684 gene encoding MYB-like transcription factor EOBII, which codes for MDRNRPSNSSQDVEVRKGPWTMEEDMILINYIANHGEGVWNTLAKSAGLKRTGKSCRLRWLNYLRPDVRRGNITAEEELLIVELHSKWGNRWSKIAKHLPGRTDNEIKNYWRTKIQKHIKQAEENLYGQTSDHQVNEQASSSQASSMNIDPMEAYSPPISIYQRNMEPIFPAPLPAAESNDSYWNMEDIWSMQLLNGDSIQ